Within the Magnetospirillum sp. ME-1 genome, the region CGTAGAGGGGGGCGTCGGGCGGCTCTTGGACGGCGGGCGGAGGCGGGTTCGGCGCTTGCGGCGGATCGGCCAGATGGACCATGGCGGGCACGGCCAGGACCAGGGCCAGAACCGCCATCTGCACGGCCAGGAAGGGCGCCAGGGCACGCACCAGGGCTTTCGTCGAAGTGGCGCCCGTCACCGTCTTGCGGGCCATCAGTACCGCCTGGCCCAGCGGCGGGAGGAGGAAACTGGCCTGCAGCGTAAGCAAGGCCGCCACCGCCACCCACACGGCGTCGGGGCTGCGGATCAGCAAGGGCGGCATCAAGACCGGCACGATGACGAAGATGATCTCGAAGGCGTCCAGCACCAGGGCCGAGGCCGCCAGGATCAGCAGCACGCCGCCCAGGGCGCCGGTGGCTCCGAAGGGCAGGCTCTCCACCAGCGAGGCCAGCAGCCGGTCCGAGCCGAACAGGCGGAACACCAGGGTGAAGGTGGTGGCGCCCACGAACAGGGCGAACAGCGCGCCGCTGGCCGCCATGGTGTCGGTCAGGACCTCGTTCAGCACCTTGGGCGTGAGGTGGCCGGACAGGGCGCCGCCCAGCGCCAGGGCGAAGGCGCCCATGGCCGCCGCCTCCACGGCATAGAAGCGCCCCAGCGCCACGCCGCCCAGCAGCAGGGCGATGAAGGACGCCGTCGCCGCCGCCAGGGCCAGCCGGCCCCATCCCGGGCGGGGCAGGGGGAGTGCCTGTTCCTTGCGCCCGCTCCACCAGGCCAGCAGCAGGGATGCCCCCAGCAGCAGGGCGGCGGGCGCCATGGCGCCCCGGAACAGGTCCTGGGTGTTGATGAGGCGCGAAAGCGTGCCGGTGGCGTTCAAGGCCTCGGTATGGGCGCGCATCATGGAATCGCCCAGCAGCAGCAGGACCAGCGAGGGCGGCACCACCACGCCGAAGGTGCTGGCCAGGCAGATGGCCGCCAGCGAACGGGCGGGGGCGATGCCGGCCTGGGTGAGGCGGGGGGCAACCACCCGGCCCAAAGTCGCCGCGCTGGCTCCCACCGAGCCGTTCATGGGGGCGATCAGCGCGCCGACGCCCAGGGCGGCCAGCAGCGG harbors:
- a CDS encoding TRAP transporter large permease subunit, translated to MEAAGLLMLAAVAVLLGLTGLPVFVVLVGVSVLAALAGLAGGVFGPAVLTALPSRLTGLLDNDLLQALPLYVLMGALLDRLPLAETLFGAAATLVRRSRAAPLLAALGVGALIAPMNGSVGASAATLGRVVAPRLTQAGIAPARSLAAICLASTFGVVVPPSLVLLLLGDSMMRAHTEALNATGTLSRLINTQDLFRGAMAPAALLLGASLLLAWWSGRKEQALPLPRPGWGRLALAAATASFIALLLGGVALGRFYAVEAAAMGAFALALGGALSGHLTPKVLNEVLTDTMAASGALFALFVGATTFTLVFRLFGSDRLLASLVESLPFGATGALGGVLLILAASALVLDAFEIIFVIVPVLMPPLLIRSPDAVWVAVAALLTLQASFLLPPLGQAVLMARKTVTGATSTKALVRALAPFLAVQMAVLALVLAVPAMVHLADPPQAPNPPPPAVQEPPDAPLYGMQPYR